Proteins found in one Plasmodium gaboni strain SY75 chromosome 13, whole genome shotgun sequence genomic segment:
- a CDS encoding sodium-dependent phosphate transporter encodes MVTSPDMLWLVITSGIACFFMAFVTGANDIANTFSTSIGSKAISIKKALIVAFFFEALGASLLGGTVTDSIRSKIINFQVFYDTPEFLMLGMCCALMGATVWLAIATRAGLPVSTTHSIIGALLGFGLATGNMKSIKWEKINNIVISWLAAPILAGTCSAIAFTLLRMLILRKKNSFEIIKKMYWFLIFLITLPFSVFLIFHNPIVINTQCEMKKDGKIIVSSPCYIEDWSAAHSFYASVICIILSSVLTAVGSFIIYIIYNKRINNYNLKKKLFCEELADIEKNAQNNFCAINNSSLNSVASNETQLTQANNNMAKQNQVVNINKSSNSIILMLPEDKNGKGQQDNNKMNGIEKSASAEGNHVVPPIKDNTTEEKSSDNTLKKNVENKDVNRNENNNNNESGDKGGNVKNMENIIIENFDPQTEIVFSSLQIISAILGVVAQSANDTANAIGPFAAVFNAYNNGIRDKIKVQWYILLFGGLSMSLGLSIMGYRVIKTVGMKLIKITPARGFTIELISGLVVLFFSICGIPLSSTHCAVSSVIGLGLVEAKINADNKKQARKSMDKDIIQIDKDKSFTLTEKMKYPFSFLNTSCVNLRLFRTVFLSWILTVVFS; translated from the coding sequence ATGGTCACAAGTCCTGATATGTTATGGTTGGTTATAACGAGTGGCATAGCATGTTTTTTTATGGCCTTTGTTACTGGAGCTAACGACATAGCGAATACATTTAGTACATCTATAGGTTCAAAAGCTATATCTATAAAAAAGGCTTTAATAGTtgcatttttttttgaagCATTAGGAGCTTCCTTATTAGGAGGTACAGTTACAGATTCGATACGTTCgaagataataaattttcaAGTTTTCTATGACACTCCAGAATTTTTAATGTTAGGTATGTGTTGTGCCCTTATGGGTGCAACTGTTTGGCTAGCTATAGCTACAAGAGCTGGATTACCAGTATCCACAACACATAGTATTATAGGAGCATTATTAGGTTTTGGTTTAGCAACTGGTAATATGAAATCAATAAAATGggagaaaataaataatattgtaaTATCTTGGCTAGCTGCTCCAATATTAGCTGGTACCTGTTCTGCTATTGCATTTACTTTATTAAGAATGTTGattttaagaaaaaagaattcatttgaaataataaaaaagatgtattggtttttaatatttttaattacaTTACCATTTAGTGTATTTCTAATATTTCATAACCCTATTGTAATAAATACTCAATGTGAGATGAAAAAAGATGGAAAGATAATAGTATCATCACCATGTTATATTGAAGATTGGAGTGCTGCTCATAGTTTTTATGCATCTGTTATATGTATCATCTTATCATCTGTATTAACAGCAGTAGgttcttttattatatatattatatataacaaaagaattaataattacaatttaaagaaaaaattattttgtgAAGAATTAGCtgatatagaaaaaaatgcACAGAATAATTTCTGCGCTATTAATAATAGTAGTTTAAATTCGGTAGCATCAAATGAGACACAATTAACACAAgcaaataataatatggcAAAACAAAATCAAGTAGTAAACATCAATAAGAGTAGTAACAGTATAATATTGATGTTGCCAGAAGACAAAAATGGTAAGGGTCAACAAgataataacaaaatgAATGGAATCGAAAAAAGTGCAAGTGCAGAAGGAAACCATGTGGTACCACCTATTAAAGATAATACAACAGAGGAGAAATCATCTGATaatacattaaaaaaaaatgttgaAAATAAGGATGTCAATAGgaatgaaaataataataacaacgAGAGTGGTGATAAAGGAGGcaatgtaaaaaatatggaaaatattatcattgAAAATTTTGATCCACAAACTGAAATTGTATTTTCGTCTTTACAAATTATAAGTGCTATACTAGGTGTTGTAGCTCAAAGTGCAAATGATACAGCTAATGCTATTGGTCCATTTGCTGCAGTTTTTAATGCATATAATAATGGAATAAGAGATAAAATTAAAGTACAATGGtatatacttttatttGGTGGTTTATCTATGTCTTTAGGTTTATCAATTATGGGTTATAGAGTTATTAAGACTGTTGGTATgaaattaattaaaataacACCAGCTAGAGGTTTTACCATCGAACTTATTTCAGGACTTgttgttttattttttagtATATGTGGTATTCCTTTAAGTTCTACACACTGTGCAGTTTCAAGTGTTATCGGTCTAGGTTTAGTTGAAGCAAAAATTAATGCAGACAATAAAAAACAGGCAAGAAAATCTATGGACAAAGATATTATTCAAATTGACAAAGATAAAAGTTTTACCTTAACtgaaaaaatgaaatatccattttcttttcttaaTACATCCTGTGTTAATCTTAGATTATTTAGAACAGTTTTTCTTTCATGGATACTTACCGTAGTCTTTTCAG
- a CDS encoding hypothetical protein (conserved Plasmodium protein, unknown function), giving the protein MTNSIYDKSNSSKSAFSINSDVNKLSKDTTLVTERSAKDIITENVPSVEEKPLNEVLYNVSYNDSCKYNFPNNNITESFMDARDTNNYENFILKKGLSENEYLYSTPNNNNNNMDNINNIIPHHNNNYFNMYTLDNKMFMKKSQNNMSDPNNNITYNMINKEGIWNMKEYPSNLENYDYVDIPNFPYQKNKQLYSANNIVSPLCGGNYNIQQNGDSTNVYNTNGYLKYDAPLGRIKSYNNLDSFQLQSLCXXXXXXXXXXXXXXXXXXXXXXXXXXXXXXXXXXXXXXXXXXXXXXXXXXXXXXXXXXXXXKFISPNYEYLMSNPRSSYYILNYINENKLEIFKKVTLSIGTYLDDMVNIMIAMLETSYKSIQNNRNKNKVNLYDLYPFYNPDQNYARKERPTLKTGSTFLDKINSTLDATTLEKHKNVPKYLGRIPIPKTQKTGSIVMDGINNMLDGLLDEPISYHKYDYFSDKIKEPREIKQAI; this is encoded by the coding sequence atgaCCAACTCAATCTACGATAAATCTAATAGCTCCAAAAGTGCTTTTTCTATCAATTCAGATGTTAATAAACTGTCCAAGGATACCACTCTTGTTACGGAGAGAAGTGCTAAAGATATAATTACAGAAAATGTGCCATCTGTTGAAGAAAAGCCATTAAATGAAGTACTTTATAATGTTAGTTATAATGATTCATGTAAATATAACTTTccaaataataatataacagAATCATTTATGGATGCACGAGatacaaataattatgaaaactttatattaaaaaaaggattatctgaaaatgaatatttatatagcaccccaaataataataataataatatggataatataaataatattattcctcatcataataataattattttaatatgtaCACATTggataataaaatgttcATGAAAAAAAGTCAAAACAATATGAGTGATCcgaataataatattacatataatatgattaaTAAGGAAGGTATATGGAATATGAAAGAATATCCTTCTAATTTAGAAAACTATGATTATGTAGATATTCCAAATTTTCCATACCAAAAGAATAAACAATTATATAGTgcaaataatattgtatCTCCTTTATGTGGAggaaattataatatacaacAAAATGGTGATTCAAcaaatgtatataatacaaatggttatttaaaatatgatgCTCCTTTAGGTAGAATAAAATCATATAACAATTTGGATTCATTTCAATTACAATCTTTATGTANNNNNNNNNNNNNNNNNNNNNNNNNNNNNNNNNNNNNNNNNNNNNNNNNNNNNNNNNNNNNNNNNNNNNNNNNNNNNNNNNNNNNNNNNNNNNNNNNNNNNNNNNNNNNNNNNNNNNNNNNNNNNNNNNNNNNNNNNNNNNNNNNNNNNNNNNNNNNNNNNNNNNNNNNNNNNNNNNNNNATAAATTTATATCACCAAATTATGAGTACCTTATGTCAAATCCAAGATcttcatattatatacttaattatataaatgaaaataaattagaaatatttaaaaaagttACATTATCCATAGGAACATATTTAGATGATATggtaaatataatgattGCTATGTTAGAAACATCATATAAATCTATCCaaaataatagaaataaaaataaagtaaACTTGTATGATCtatatcctttttataATCCTGACCAAAACTATGCAAGAAAAGAAAGACCTACATTAAAAACGGGTAGTACATTTCTTGATAAAATTAATTCTACATTAGATGCTACAACATTagaaaaacataaaaatgtGCCTAAATATTTAGGTAGGATTCCAATACCTAAAACTCAGAAAACTGGAAGTATAGTTATGGATGGgataaataatatgttagATGGATTACTGGATGAACCTATATCTTATCACAAGTATGATTATTTTAGTGATAAAATCAAAGAGCCACGCGAAATAAAACAAGCAATATGA
- a CDS encoding GPI mannosyltransferase 3: protein MIYNDILIFCGNKLRGIITCKIFIWFLILFRLFNCLFVVTSFYADEYFQSVEIAHFWVYGYGHMPWEWEPCITLRSIITPIIYYLLFLFLKITNIDYPLCVLYLPKICHAIFAALCDLGIYKLLVYWYVELYNDFGICEDKIKSNQINTYINIKEKNVNHQNNNNKNNKNNKNNKNNKNNKNNNNNNNNIMFSNSYDLICTILCCHFFCWFYFYSICRTSSHSFECLFNIWGVYFLSQNYYPLKNKSNSMEKVHILLQNSLMIKKGKTNLNECKKLKERREDHHHFYAYEKEHIYEKGTQNCKQNDNNMYDNNMYDHNMYEHNMYDHNMYEHNIYSTSHLDCSKFNKIREIKNLLFSLFFSSLSVIFRPNALIFWLSLYILYFIKNIFDKQNKISYKEIFFIALTYTVFFLTIIIIIDSYYFGHITFPFLNFFVYNFLSGNNKYFGGHSFFFYFFCVIPSIYLTLTPCLFYGYYIIYNHIMNKRKYKTINIYMYILKRIDWIVYFVTHLEILSLSFSKHKEHKIVIGYIPFLTIFIGYALYIIKLDIKKYNNKNIKNIENIKYIHNNNNINKYDKITIKGKNKSIFFISSALFINISFILQFLCILFFCLIHNRSPEQVASYFRNLKAKDDQNIYIFITDCYDIPLYSHIHRKFNIGFLDCSPYDTNNDKATKSWRKRIYEDKFKQQFFNIFQENKNNNNNDTNNTYIDTITPYIIPDKSFYWFGHHHFNKKKKFQYIYQNINFSCLNYRFHIPLRGQLPTYIVTTSIQLTHLQLFLSTYNYKLETKPFFSYFIINEAKRIVPLYHYIFKRTTS from the coding sequence atgATTTACAATGacattttaattttctGTGGAAATAAATTAAGAGGAATAATTACTTGTAAGATATTTATATGGttcttaatattatttagGTTATTTAATTGTTTATTTGTTGTAACCTCATTTTATGCTGATGAATATTTTCAATCTGTTGAAATAGCGCATTTCTGGGTTTATGGATATGGACATATGCCATGGGAATGGGAACCTTGTATTACATTAAGATCAATAATAACTCctattatttattatttattatttttatttttaaaaataacaaaCATAGATTATCCTCTTTGTGTATTATATTTGCCCAAAATATGTCATGCTATATTTGCTGCTTTATGTGATTTGggtatatataaattattgGTATATTGGTATGTTGAATTGTATAATGATTTTGGCATATGTgaagataaaataaagagtaatcaaattaatacatatataaatattaaagaaaaaaatgtgaATCATCAAAATAACAACAACAAAAACAACAAAAACAACAAAAACAACAAAAACAACAAAAACAACAAaaacaacaataataataataataatattatgttttcCAACTCATATGATTTAATCTGTACAATATTATGTtgtcattttttttgttggttttatttttattccATTTGTAGGACATCCTCTCATTCCTTTGAATGcttatttaatatatggggggtatattttttatcacaaaattattacccactaaaaaataaatcaaacAGTATGGAAAAGGTTCacatattattacaaaacagtttaatgataaaaaaaggaaagacaaatttaaatgaatgcaaaaaattaaaagaaagAAGAGAAGACCACCATCATTTTTATGCATACGAAAAggaacatatatatgaaaaaggAACACAAAATTGTAAACAAAATGACAATAATATGTATGATAACAATATGTATGATCACAATATGTATGAACACAATATGTATGATCACAATATGTATGAACACAATATTTATAGTACATCACATTTGGACTGCTCcaaatttaataaaataagagagataaagaatttattatttagTTTATTTTTTAGCTCCTTGTCTGTTATATTTCGTCCGAATGCTTTAATATTTTGGTTgtctttatatatactatattttataaagaatatatttgacaaacaaaataaaataagttataaagaaatattcTTCATAGCACTTACATACACAGTTTTCTTCTtaactattattattataattgATTCCTATTATTTTGGGCACATTACATTTCCatttttgaatttttttgtttataattttttaagtggaaacaataaatattttggaggacattctttttttttttactttttttgtgttataccttctatatatttaacCTTAACACCTTGTTTGTTTTATggatattatattatatataatcatattatgaataaaaGGAAGTATAAGacaattaatatatatatgtatatattgAAGCGAATTGATTGGATAGTATATTTTGTTACACATTTAGaaattttatcattatcatttaGTAAACATAAGGAACATAAAATTGTTATTGGATATATACCATTTCTTACAATTTTTATTGGATATgcattatatataataaaattagatattaaaaagtataataacaaaaatataaaaaatatagaaaatataaaatatatacataataataataatataaacaaatatgATAAGATAACCATAAAGGGGAAAAATAaatctattttttttatttcatctgctctttttataaatataagtTTTATACTTcaatttttatgtattctttttttctgCCTTATACATAACAGATCACCAGAACAAGTAGCCTCTTATTTTAGAAATTTAAAAGCTAAAGATgatcaaaatatttatatatttattacaGATTGTTATGATATACCCTTATATTCGCATATACATagaaaatttaatataGGGTTTTTAGATTGTTCACCTTATGACacaaataatgataaagCTACCAAAAGTTGGAGAAAACGTATATATGAAGATAAATTTAAACaacaattttttaatatttttcaagaaaataaaaataataataataatgatacaaataatacatatatagATACTATTACACCATATATAATACCAGataaatcattttattGGTTTGGTCATCatcattttaataaaaaaaaaaaatttcaatatatttatcaaaatataaatttctCATGCTTAAATTATAGATTCCATATACCTTTACGTGGTCAATTACCTACTTATATAGTTACCACATCTATTCAACTTACACATTTacaattatttttaagtacatataattataaacTTGAAACAAAGccttttttttcttattttatcataaatGAAGCAAAAAGGATAGTTCCACTATATCATTACATATTCAAGAGGACTACTTCATAA
- a CDS encoding hypothetical protein (conserved Plasmodium protein, unknown function), whose amino-acid sequence MDMYSLYHSNIENQIAKELGYITNTRNLNQINDEDKNYYKECNYKLFFFIIQLQQKIKDLEKENEKLKYLLKKYNRESIHNDNKTIKRALLVVSFVIFIIIFLLF is encoded by the exons atggATATGTACTCATTATATCATTCCAATATAGAGAATCAAATTGCAAAAGAATTAGGTTATATAACGAACACACG TAATCTTAATCAAATTAATGACGAAGataagaattattataaagaaTGTAATTACAAGctcttcttttttattatccagctacaacaaaaaattaaagacttagaaaaagaaaacgAAA AgttaaaatatttgttgaagaaatataatagGGAATCTATTCATAATGACAACAAGACAATCAAAAGAGCCTTGCTGGTAGTAAGctttgttatatttatcataatttttctgttattctaa